A portion of the Jaculus jaculus isolate mJacJac1 chromosome 5, mJacJac1.mat.Y.cur, whole genome shotgun sequence genome contains these proteins:
- the Ttll10 gene encoding inactive polyglycylase TTLL10, producing MALRPQTGKPHCHHREGSEPQAEATGQDAKTCPSPGKVGLTVCPIQGLRLRAVQRPHRSVGTAFSLRVPRSGALMPATRSHTRFIHCRGQPTRTHAKSKRPKRSRVRRCHTQVPGWTHERQMRSSVKEELQPQLNQLNQDADLLKEAAASFNTTLDPLEEFLLEEDKLPPSPGQGPLFYIGGTNGASIISNYCESKGWQRTQDSHCKDYRLKWCEIKCKENYYSFQEGQQLLFQLPNNKLLTTKIGLLSALREYARILSKSKMLSSAHPKVLKMEDFFPETYRLDIKDDRQAFFSVFDETQIWICKPTASNQGKGIFLIRSQEEVTTLKAKTQNIEDDPIFCKMSFRAPQARVVQRYIQNPLLLDGKKFDVRSYLLIACAMPYMVFFGHGYARLTLSLYDPHSNDLSGHLTNQFMQKKSPLYVLLKDSTVWSMERLNRYINNKFRKTRGLPRDWVFTTFTCSENSSPLPSYTHFHHREEQGQAQSRT from the exons ATGGCCTTGCGCCCACAGACTGGCAAGCCCCATTGCCACCACAGAGAAGGGAGTGAGCCACAAGCAGAAGCCACAGGGCAGGATGCCAAGACATGCCCTTCTCCAGGCAAGGTGGGCCTGACTGTGTGTCCCATCCAAGGGCTGAGACTTCGGGCTGTTCAAAGGCCCCACAGAAGTGTGGGGACTGCATTTTCTTTAAGGGTTCCTCGCTCTGGTGCCCTCATGCCTGCAACGCGCAGCCACACCAGATTCATCCACTGCCGGGGTCAGCCCACTCGGACCCACGCCAAGTCCAAGAGACCCAAGCGGTCCAGGGTTCGGAGGTGCCACACTCAGGTGCCAG GCTGGACCCATGAGAGACAAATGAGAAGCAGTGTCAAGGAAGAGCTCCAGCCTCAGTTAAACCAGCTGAACCAAGATGCAG ACCTCCTGAAAGAAGCAGCAGCTTCTTTCAATACCACACTGGACCCCCTGGAGGAGTTCCTGCTGGAAGAAGACAAGCTGCCGCCCAGTCCTGGGCAGGGCCCCTTGTTCTACATCGGAGGCACCAACGGGGCCTCAAT AATCAGCAACTACTGTGAGAGCAAGGGCTGGCAGCGCACCCaagacagccactgcaaagactACAGGCTGAAGTGGTGTGAGATCAAGTGCAAGGAAAACTACTACAGCTTCCAGGAAG GCCAGCAGCTGCTATTTCAGCTCCCCAACAACAAGCTACTGACCACCAAAATTGGGCTGCTCAGCGCCCTGAGGGAATATGCACGCATCCTGAGCAAATCCAAGATGCTGTCCAGTGCCCACCCCAA GGTCCTGAAAATGGAAGACTTTTTCCCAGAGACCTATCGCTTGGACATCAAGGATGACAGACAGGCCTTCTTCAGTGTGTTTGATG AAACCCAGATATGGATCTGCAAGCCCACAGCCTCCAACCAGGGAAAAGGCATCTTTTTGATCAGGAGTCAGGAGGAGGTCACCACCCTGAAGGCCAAGACTCAGAACATAGAGGACGACCCCATCTTCTGCAAGATGTCCTTCAGAGCACCTCAGGCGCGGGTGGTGCAGAG GTATATCCAGAACCCACTCCTTCTGGATGGGAAGAAGTTTGATGTGCGCTCCTACCTGCTCATTGCCTGCGCCATGCCATATATGGTCTTCTTTGGGCATGGCTATGCTCGTCTCACACTCAGCCTGTATGACCCTCATTCCAACGACCTCAGTGGCCACCTAACCAACCAG TTCATGCAGAAGAAGAGTCCCCTGTACGTGCTGCTGAAGGACAGCACCGTGTGGAGCATGGAGCGCCTCAACCGCTATATCAACAACAAGTTCAGGAAGACCAGAGGCCTCCCCAGAGACTGGGTCTTCACCACCTTCACG TGCTCTGAGAACTCCTCACCGTTACCATCCTACACCCACTTCCACCATCGAGAGGAGCAGGGCCAGGCCCAGAGCAGGACGTAG
- the Tnfrsf18 gene encoding tumor necrosis factor receptor superfamily member 18 isoform X2 — MGVPAALYGFALLCALGLAQSPAEGPRCGRGHFQHGTGTNVRCCRQCVPGQQPCPEGDCVCVQPEYHCEDPQCKACKHHPCPPGQEVHHQGKFLLGFKCVDCAMGTFSTGHEGRCKPWADCTKLGFLTIFPGNKTHNAVCIPEPLPTEQHGQLTIILFAMAAYVLLLITAQLILHIWQLRRQQMWLRETQPLLEVPLSPAEDSCSCQFPEEERGERMEKSQLGP, encoded by the exons ATGGGAGTGCCGGCTGCACTGTATGGGTTTGCGCTGCTCTGTGCGCTGGGCCTGGCTCAGAGCCCAGCCGAGGGACCTCGCTGTGGCCGTGGTCACTTCCAGCATGGGACGGGCACCAACGTGCGTTGCTGCCGCCAATGTGTTCCGG GCCAGCAGCCCTGTCCTGAAGGGGACTGCGTGTGTGTCCAACCAGAGTACCACTGTGAAGACCCTCAGTGCAAGGCCTGCAAGCACCACCCCTGCCCACCGGGCCAGGAGGTACATCATCAAG GGAAGTTTTTGCTTGGCTTCAAGTGTGTCGACTGTGCTATGGGCACCTTCTCCACAGGTCATGAGGGCCGATGCAAACCTTGGGCAGA CTGTACCAAGCTTGGGTTTCTCACCATATTCCCTGGGAACAAGACGCACAATGCTGTGTGTATCCCGGAGCCACTGCCCACTGAGCAGCATGGCCAGCTGACCATCATCCTCTTTGCCATGGCTGCCTATGTCCTTCTGCTAATCACAGCCCAGCTCATCCTGCACATCTGGCAACTGAGGAGGCAACAAATGTGGCTTCGAG AAACACAGCCACTCCTGGAGGTGCCattgtcaccagctgaggactcTTGCAGCTGCCAGTTTCCTGAGGAGGAACGGGGGGAGCGGATGGAGAAGAGCCAGCTAGGGCCTTGA
- the Tnfrsf18 gene encoding tumor necrosis factor receptor superfamily member 18 isoform X1, with translation MGVPAALYGFALLCALGLAQSPAEGPRCGRGHFQHGTGTNVRCCRQCVPVADLSHLGQQPCPEGDCVCVQPEYHCEDPQCKACKHHPCPPGQEVHHQGKFLLGFKCVDCAMGTFSTGHEGRCKPWADCTKLGFLTIFPGNKTHNAVCIPEPLPTEQHGQLTIILFAMAAYVLLLITAQLILHIWQLRRQQMWLRETQPLLEVPLSPAEDSCSCQFPEEERGERMEKSQLGP, from the exons ATGGGAGTGCCGGCTGCACTGTATGGGTTTGCGCTGCTCTGTGCGCTGGGCCTGGCTCAGAGCCCAGCCGAGGGACCTCGCTGTGGCCGTGGTCACTTCCAGCATGGGACGGGCACCAACGTGCGTTGCTGCCGCCAATGTGTTCCGG TGGCTGACTTATCCCATCTAGGCCAGCAGCCCTGTCCTGAAGGGGACTGCGTGTGTGTCCAACCAGAGTACCACTGTGAAGACCCTCAGTGCAAGGCCTGCAAGCACCACCCCTGCCCACCGGGCCAGGAGGTACATCATCAAG GGAAGTTTTTGCTTGGCTTCAAGTGTGTCGACTGTGCTATGGGCACCTTCTCCACAGGTCATGAGGGCCGATGCAAACCTTGGGCAGA CTGTACCAAGCTTGGGTTTCTCACCATATTCCCTGGGAACAAGACGCACAATGCTGTGTGTATCCCGGAGCCACTGCCCACTGAGCAGCATGGCCAGCTGACCATCATCCTCTTTGCCATGGCTGCCTATGTCCTTCTGCTAATCACAGCCCAGCTCATCCTGCACATCTGGCAACTGAGGAGGCAACAAATGTGGCTTCGAG AAACACAGCCACTCCTGGAGGTGCCattgtcaccagctgaggactcTTGCAGCTGCCAGTTTCCTGAGGAGGAACGGGGGGAGCGGATGGAGAAGAGCCAGCTAGGGCCTTGA
- the Tnfrsf4 gene encoding tumor necrosis factor receptor superfamily member 4, producing the protein MCVGAQQSAALLLLGLMLAAAARLNCIGNTYSNGYRCCRECQPGNWLVSRCDHTQDTVCQPCAPGFYNNAVNYNSCKQCTQCNQGSGSEVKQKCTPTQDTVCLCGPGTQPRQDSNHKPGVDCVPCPPGHFSPGNNQPCKPWNNCTLSGKRTQRPASTSWDAVCEERSPPTTVSSETEGPTARPTTSQSTTVWSKTSQGSSTPPLEVPRGPVLSALLGLGLGLLVPLTTLLVLYLLRKTWGWPHAPKVPGRNSFRTPIQEEQADTHFTLAKI; encoded by the exons ATGTGCGTGGGGGCTCAGCAGTCTGCAGCCCTTCTGCTCCTGGGACTCATGCTTGCAGCCGCAGCCAGGCTCAACTGTATCGGGAACACCTACTCCAATGGGTATAGGTGCTGTCGTGAGTGTCAACCAG GCAATTGGCTGGTGAGCCGCTGTGATCATACCCAGGACACTGTGTGCCAaccgtgtgcacctggcttctatAACAATGCAGTCAACTACAATTCCTGCAAGCAGTGTACACAGTGCAACCAGG GAAGTGGGAGCGAAGTCAAACAGAAATGCACACCTACCCAGGATACTGTGTGCCTCTGCGGGCCAGGAACCCAGCCCCGGCAGGACAGCAACCACAAGCCTGGAGTTG ACTGTGTTCCTTGTCCTCCTGGTCACTTCTCTCCAGGCAACAACCAGCCATGCAAGCCCTGGAACAA TTGCACCTTGTCTGGGAAGCGGACCCAGCGCCCAGCTAGTACCAGTTGGGATGCTGTCTGTGAGGAAAGAAGCCCTCCAACCACAGTGTCCTCAGAGACCGAGGGTCCCACAGCCAGGCCTACCACTTCCCAATCCACCACAGTCTGGTCTAAGACTTCTCAGGGGTCCTCTACACCCCCCTTAGAGGTCCCTAGGG GTCCTGTACTGAGTGCTCTTCTGGGCTTAGGCCTGGGTCTACTGGTCCCTTTGACCACTCTGCTGGTCCTGTACCTGCTCCGAAAGACCTGGGGGTGGCCTCATGCCCCCAAGGTCCCTG GCAGAAACAGTTTCCGGACCCCCATCCAGGAGGAGCAAGCTGATACACATTTCACCCTGGCCAAGATCTGA